In the genome of Candidatus Methylomirabilota bacterium, one region contains:
- a CDS encoding branched-chain amino acid ABC transporter permease has product MDLVESYRDDLRFARKPLTWALLGLLLAALLALPWYAHASWVVRLSLIWLYAIGVMGQNLLIGYTGQISFGQAGFLAIGAYTFGHLKLVGVPFLAALAAAGLAAALAGVVVGFPSIRLKGPYLAIATLGFGIAVYQVFANSEILSGGRSGLAVVKLQPAFGLSRELYVYYIYLGLLVLFTAVTYNLISSYVGRAFVAIRDSDIAAEVMGVNLTRYKLLAFAISSFYTGVQGGLFAQFLGHLEPQTFNVAESLTLFVAVIVGGLASVEGSVFGAAFVILVPTLLAEYRWFVPVLFGLTILAVLIFEPLGLAGRWLKMMRYFRLWPFR; this is encoded by the coding sequence ATGGATCTGGTCGAGAGCTACCGGGACGACCTGCGCTTCGCCCGCAAGCCGCTGACGTGGGCGCTACTGGGTCTCTTGCTGGCCGCGCTGCTGGCTCTGCCCTGGTACGCCCACGCGTCGTGGGTGGTGCGCCTGAGCCTGATCTGGCTCTATGCCATCGGGGTCATGGGGCAGAACCTGCTCATCGGTTACACGGGGCAGATCTCGTTCGGGCAGGCCGGGTTTCTGGCCATTGGCGCCTATACCTTCGGGCACCTGAAGCTCGTGGGAGTGCCGTTCCTGGCGGCGCTGGCCGCGGCCGGCCTGGCAGCGGCGCTGGCGGGCGTGGTGGTCGGGTTCCCTTCCATCCGCCTGAAGGGTCCCTATCTGGCGATCGCGACGCTCGGCTTCGGGATCGCCGTGTACCAGGTCTTCGCCAACTCGGAGATCCTGTCGGGTGGGCGGTCGGGGCTGGCGGTGGTCAAGCTCCAGCCGGCATTCGGGCTCAGCCGCGAGCTCTACGTCTACTACATCTACCTCGGGCTGCTCGTGCTGTTCACCGCGGTCACCTACAACCTGATCTCGTCGTACGTGGGCCGGGCATTCGTGGCGATCCGAGACAGCGATATCGCGGCCGAGGTCATGGGGGTGAACCTCACTCGCTACAAGCTGCTCGCGTTCGCCATCTCCTCCTTTTACACGGGCGTGCAGGGGGGCCTGTTCGCCCAGTTTCTCGGCCATCTCGAGCCGCAGACGTTCAATGTCGCCGAGTCGCTGACCCTCTTCGTGGCGGTGATCGTGGGCGGGCTCGCCTCGGTGGAAGGGTCAGTGTTCGGGGCGGCGTTCGTGATCCTGGTGCCGACCCTTCTCGCCGAGTACCGGTGGTTCGTTCCGGTGCTGTTCGGGCTCACGATCCTGGCGGTGCTGATCTTCGAGCCGCTGGGGCTGGCTGGCCGCTGGCTGAAGATGATGCGGTATTTCCGCCTCTGGCCCTTCCGCTGA
- a CDS encoding branched-chain amino acid ABC transporter permease, giving the protein MERLLQYALTGLSAGSLYALVALGLVLIYRSTRVLNFAHGDVATLGTFVAFALVTQGYPFAVAFPLALLVGAAVAVAFYFGVLVPAQRQGANLLGQVILTLGLALIFQGLIVYEWGAEPDRFPFPLSDSKTWKVGPVFVSELSLGTFGAGVLGSLLLYLLVQKTRLGLAMRATSENLAAAQTLGIPTRRVLAFAWGVASALGVVAGIFLAPALLLDPFFMLDPFLKGFAAAVLGGLNSLPGAVLGGVILGVAESLAGAYVTIQFKNTLAFVIIIVVLLIRPEGLLGREFKERV; this is encoded by the coding sequence ATGGAGCGGCTACTCCAGTATGCGCTGACCGGGCTTTCGGCGGGAAGCCTCTACGCCCTGGTGGCGCTGGGGCTGGTGCTGATCTACCGGTCCACCCGGGTTCTCAACTTCGCCCATGGCGACGTGGCCACGCTGGGAACGTTCGTCGCCTTCGCGCTCGTGACGCAGGGCTATCCCTTTGCCGTCGCGTTTCCGCTGGCGCTCCTGGTCGGGGCCGCGGTGGCCGTGGCATTCTACTTCGGTGTCCTGGTGCCGGCCCAGCGTCAGGGGGCCAATCTGCTGGGGCAGGTCATCCTCACCCTGGGTCTCGCGCTGATCTTCCAGGGCCTCATCGTGTACGAGTGGGGGGCCGAGCCCGATCGCTTCCCGTTCCCGCTATCGGACAGCAAGACGTGGAAGGTGGGTCCCGTCTTCGTCAGCGAGCTGTCGCTCGGCACCTTCGGGGCCGGCGTGCTGGGGAGCCTGCTCCTCTACCTCCTGGTCCAGAAGACGCGGCTCGGCCTCGCCATGCGCGCCACCTCGGAGAACCTGGCGGCCGCTCAGACCCTGGGCATCCCGACCCGGCGAGTGCTGGCGTTCGCCTGGGGCGTGGCCTCTGCCCTCGGGGTGGTGGCCGGGATCTTCCTGGCTCCCGCGCTCCTCCTGGATCCCTTCTTCATGCTGGACCCGTTCCTCAAGGGATTCGCGGCAGCGGTCCTGGGTGGGCTCAACAGCCTGCCCGGGGCCGTGCTCGGCGGCGTGATCCTGGGGGTCGCGGAAAGCCTGGCCGGGGCCTATGTCACGATCCAGTTCAAGAACACGCTGGCTTTCGTGATCATCATCGTCGTGCTGCTGATCCGCCCGGAAGGGCTCCTGGGACGGGAGTTCAAGGAGCGCGTGTAA